In Bufo gargarizans isolate SCDJY-AF-19 chromosome 6, ASM1485885v1, whole genome shotgun sequence, a single genomic region encodes these proteins:
- the BECN1 gene encoding beclin-1 → METSKSSTMQVSFVCQRCSQPLKLDTSFKILDKVTMQELTAPLVSAAAVKPGDTQEEDLTTEEPFVENRPDGVSRRLIPPARMMSTESANSFTLIGEASDGGTMENLSRRLKVTGDLFDIMSGQTDVDHPLCEECTDTLLDQLDTQLNITENECQNYKRCLEILEKMNEDDKEKLEAKLKELAEDEERLIQELEDVERNREQVVQDIEKVRQEAERLEQEEVQYQKEYSEFKRQQLELDDELKSVDNQMRYAQLQLDKLRKTNVFNATFHIWHSGQFGTINNFRLGRLPSVPVEWNEINAAWGQTVLLLHALANKMGLEFQRYRLVPFGNHSYLESLTDKSKELPLYCSGGLRFFWDNKFDHAMVAFLDCVQQFKEEVEKGDTGFCLPYRMDVEKGKIEDTGGNGGSYSIKTQFNSEEQWTKALKFMLTNLKWGLAWVSSQFYNK, encoded by the exons ATGGAAACGTCCAAATCCTCCACCATGCAAGTGAGCTTTGTATGTCAGCGCTGCAGCCAGCCATTGAAGCTAGACACCTCCTTCAAGATCCTGGATAAAGTCACCATGCAGGAGCTGACCG CTCCACTGGTGTCCGCAGCCGCAGTGAAGCCGGGGGACACGCAGGAAGAGGATTTAACCACTGAG GAACCATTTGTAGAAAACAGGCCGGATGGAGTTTCTAGAAGATTGATCCCCCCTGCCAG GATGATGTCCACAGAGAGTGCAAACAGCTTTACCCTGATAGGAGAAGCATCTgatgggggcacaatggagaaTCTAAGTAGGAGACTCAAG GTGACGGGAGATCTGTTTGACATCATGTCAGGTCAGACAGATGTGGACCATCCTCTTTGTGAGGAGTGCACGGACACCCTCCTGGATCAGCTCGACACCCAGTTGAACATCACGGAGAATGAGTGCCAGAACTACAA ACGTTGCCTTGAAATCCTTGAGAAAATGAACGAAGATGACAAAGAGAAACTGGAAGCAAAGCTGAAGGAGCTAGCAGAAGATGAAGAACGGCTGATTCAGGAGCTAGAGGATGTTGAAAGAAACCGAGAGCAGGTGGTTCAAGACATTGAAAAAGTGAGACAAGAGGCAGAGAGACTAGAGCAGGAGGAGGTCCA GTACCAAAAAGAGTACAGCGAGTTCAAGCGCCAGCAGTTGGAGCTGGATGATGAACTGAAGAGTGTGGACAATCAGATGAGATATGCTCAGCTTCAGCTTGACAAACTTAGGAAGACCAACGTCTTTAATGCCACCTTCCACATATG GCATAGTGGACAATTTGGCACCATCAACAATTTCCGTCTTGGTCGACTACCCAGTGTTCCTGTGGAGTGGAATGAGATAAACGCAGCTTGGGGTCAAACCGTTTTGCTCCTCCATGCCTTGGCTAACAAGATGGGGCTGGAGTTCCAGAG ATATCGTTTGGTGCCATTTGGGAATCATTCTTATTTGGAGTCCCTCACCGACAAGTCTAAG GAGCTTCCACTCTACTGCTCAGGAGGCCTGAGGTTCTTCTGGGATAACAAGTTTGACCATGCCATGGTGGCTTTCCTGGATTGTGTGCAACAGTTTAAGGAAGAAGTAGAGAAAGGGGACACTGGATTTTGTCTACCCTACAG GATGGATGTTGAGAAGGGTAAAATTGAAGACACTGGGGGAAATGGTGGCTCATACTCTATCAAGACACAGTTTAATTCAGAGGAACAGTGGACCAAGGCCCTAAAATTCATGCTGACCAATCTGAAGTGGGGGCTGGCTTGGGTCTCTTCCCAGTTCTACAATAAGTGA